From Oryza sativa Japonica Group chromosome 4, ASM3414082v1, one genomic window encodes:
- the LOC4337484 gene encoding cationic peroxidase SPC4 produces MAATAGRTAGALAVLQLASIVAAAVLLSSPPAAAAEPSVDFIDVVACSQSQVDSIVRSAVQAALQREIALAAGLIRIFFHDCFPQGCDASVYLSGANSEQGMPPNANSLQPRALQLVEDIRAKVHAACGPTVSCTDISALATRAAVVLSGGPTYPVPLGQLDSLAPAPLRLVNQLPGPGTSSVQALIDLFGSRGMGDAADLVALSGGHTVGKSKCAFVRPVDDAFSRKMAANCSANPNTKQDLDVVTPITFDNGYYIALTRKQGVFTSDMALILDPQTAAIVRRFAQDKAAFFTQFVTSIVKLSKVPRPGGNKGEIRRNCFKTNSGARLVDVVEGFAASA; encoded by the exons ATGGCCGCAACAGCGGGCAGGACCGCGGGCGCATTGGCCGTCCTGCAGCTCGCCTccatcgtcgccgctgccgtcctcctctcctccccacctGCGGCTGCTGCTGAGCCGTCTGTGGACTTCATTGACGTGGTGGCGTGCTCGCAGTCGCAGGTGGACTCCATCGTGCgctcagccgtgcaggcggcgcTCCAGCGTGAgatcgccctcgccgccggcctcatcCGTATcttcttccacgactgcttccCGCAG GGCTGTGACGCGTCGGTTTACTTGAGTGGCGCCAACTCGGAGCAGGGGATGCCGCCCAACGCCAACTCGCTGCAGCCGCGGGCGCTGCAGCTGGTGGAGGACATCCGCGCCAAGGTGCACGCCGCATGCGGGCCCACCGTCTCCTGCACCGACATCTCCGCGCTGGCCACCCGCGCGGCCGTCGTCCTCTCCGGCGGGCCCACCTACCCCGTTCCCCTCGGCCAGCTCGACAGCCTCGCCCCGGCCCCGCTGCGCCTCGTCAACCAGCTCCCGGGCCCGGGCACCTCCAGCGTCCAGGCTCTCATCGACCTGTTCGGGAGCAGGGGCATGGGAGACGCCGCCGACCTGGTGGCGCTCTCCGGCGGCCACACCGTGGGGAAGTCAAAGTGCGCCTTCGTGAGGCCCGTGGACGACGCCTTCTCCCGGAAGATGGCCGCCAACTGCAGCGCCAACCCCAACACGAAGCAGGACCTGGACGTCGTCACCCCCATCACCTTCGACAACGGCTACTACATAGCGCTCACCAGGAAGCAGGGGGTGTTCACCTCCGACATGGCGCTCATCCTGGACCCCCAAACTGCGGCCATCGTCAGGCGGTTCGCGCAGGACAAGGCCGCCTTCTTCACGCAGTTCGTTACGTCCATCGTCAAGCTGAGCAAGGTGCCGAGGCCCGGCGGGAACAAAGGCGAGATCCGCCGCAACTGCTTCAAGACCAACAGCGGAGCACGCCTCGTGGACGTCGTGGAGGGCTTCGCTGCCTCTGCTTAA
- the LOC4337486 gene encoding cationic peroxidase SPC4: MGAVSRSGRAVAVLQLVSTVVLLLSPPPAAASRRDMSVDFHAASCPQLETIVRSAVQAALQREIALAAGLLRIFFHDCFPQGCDASVYLNATNPNTEQFPQGPNETLQPRALQLVEDIRAKVHAECGPTVSCADISALATRDAVVVSGGPSYAVPLGQQDSLAPASVDLVGDLPGPSTSRVQALIDLFATRGLGDPADLVALSGGHTVGRARCDFFRDRAGRQDDTFSKKLKLNCTKDPNRLQELDVITPDAFDNAYYIALTTGQGVFTSDMALMKNQTTASIVRQFAQDKAAFFDQFAKSMVKLSKVPRPGGNVGEIRRSCFLSNSNGPRLDLVVAAATDQDPGFAASASA; encoded by the exons atggGTGCAGTGAGCAGAAGCGGCCGCGCAGTGGCCGTCCTGCAGCTTGTCTccaccgtcgtcctcctcctctcgccacCACCAGCAGCTGCATCTCGCCGTGACATGTCTGTGGACTTCCACGCTGCGTCGTGCCCGCAGCTGGAGACCATCGTGCGCTCCGCCGTGCAGGCGGCGCTCCAGCGGGAgatcgccctcgccgccggtctcCTCCGCATcttcttccacgactgcttccCACAG GGGTGCGACGCGTCGGTATATCTGAATGCCACCAACCCCAACACGGAGCAGTTTCCCCAGGGACCCAACGAGACGCTGCAGCCGCGGGCGCTGCAGCTGGTGGAGGACATCCGCGCCAAGGTGCACGCCGAATGCGGTCCCACtgtctcctgcgccgacatctCCGCCCTCGCCACccgcgacgccgtcgtcgtctccggcggccCCTCTTACGCCGTGCCACTCGGCCAGCAAGACAGCCTCGCTCCGGCATCGGTGGATCTCGTCGGAGATCTCCCGGGCCCGAGCACCTCCAGAGTCCAGGCTCTCATCGACCTTTTCGCGACCAGGGGCCTGGGAGATCCTGCCGACCTGGTGGCGCTCTCCGGCGGCCACACCGTCGGGAGAGCACGCTGCGACTTCTTCCGTGACCGCGCGGGGCGCCAGGACGACACCTTCTCCAAGAAGCTGAAGTTGAACTGCACCAAGGACCCCAACCGGCTGCAGGAGCTTGACGTGATAACGCCCGACGCCTTCGACAACGCCTACTACATCGCGCTCACCACCGGCCAGGGTGTCTTCACTTCCGACATGGCGCTCATGAAGAACCAGACCACGGCGTCCATCGTCAGGCAGTTCGCGCAGGACAAGGCCGCCTTCTTCGACCAGTTTGCCAAGTCCATGGTCAAGCTCAGCAAGGTACCCAGGCCCGGCGGGAACGTCGGCGAGATCCGCCGCAGCTGCTTCCTTTCCAACTCCAACGGACCACGCCtcgacctcgtcgtcgccgccgccaccgaccaaGACCCCGGTTTCGCTGCCTCTGCGTCTGCTTGA